A part of Bombus huntii isolate Logan2020A chromosome 16, iyBomHunt1.1, whole genome shotgun sequence genomic DNA contains:
- the LOC126874524 gene encoding N(4)-(Beta-N-acetylglucosaminyl)-L-asparaginase yields MKSLLIVYLTAYVWLTFCQKASASNKSIPLVVITWDYKDAAQRAWNVLNNEKRSALDAIEESCSVCEEQRCRKTVGYGGSPDESGETTLDALIMDGVTMDVGGVGLLRNVKNAISVARKVLENTKHSLLGGELATKFAVEMGFKEEPLQTEESKKMWLDWKSNNCQPNYWKNVVPDPKKSCGPYRVANIMEDNVEEHESHVNEENHDTIGVVAIDLNGHIAAGTSTNGARNKIPGRIGDSPIAGAGAYADQRVGAAAGTGEGDIMMRFLPSFLAVEEMRRGATPTEAATTAIRRIAEHYPTFTGAVIAINKDGEYGAACNGITRFQHYVANPELGQAMMRFVNCIDAKYEVFKV; encoded by the exons ATGAAGTCCTTATTGATTGTATATTTGACTGCATACGTTTGGTTAACATTTTGTCAGAAAGCTTCAGCCTCTAATAAGAGTATTCCTCTGGTAGTCATTACCTGGGATTATAAGGATGCTGCACAAAGAG CATGGAATGTTTTGAACAATGAAAAAAGGAGTGCCTTGGATGCAATAGAAGAGAGTTGCAGTGTCTGTGAAGAGCAAAGATGCAGGAAAACTGTAGGATATGGAGGCAGTCCAGATGAATCTGGAGAAACAACTCTGGATGCTCTAATCATGGATGg AGTAACAATGGATGTGGGTGGCGTAGGACTATtgagaaatgtaaaaaatgcCATTTCAGTTGCTCGTAAGGTTTTAGAAAACACCAAACATTCTTTGCTTGGCGGAGAACTGGCTACAAAATTCGCTGTAGAGATGGGATTCAAAGAAGAACCTTTACAGACAGAAGAATCAAAGAAAATGTGGTTGGATTGGAAGTCAAATAACTGTCAACCCAATTATTGGAAG AACGTAGTTCCGGACCCAAAAAAGTCTTGTGGCCCATATCGTGTAGCGAATATCATGGAAGACAATGTAGAGGAGCATGAATCACATGTGAACGAAGAAAACCACGATACGATCGGAGTTGTAGCTATAGATTTGAATGGACATATAGCAGCAGGTACATCGACGAATGGAGCTAGAAATAAAATCCCTGGCCGCATTGGGGATTCCCCCATAGCTGGCGCAGGCGCATATGCTGATCAAAGGGTTGGTGCGGCAGCTGGAACCGGCGAAGGAGATATAATGATGCGTTTTTTGCCAAG tttcCTGGCTGTAGAGGAAATGCGTCGTGGCGCGACTCCAACTGAAGCTGCCACTACAGCAATTAGAAGGATTGCCGAACATTATCCTACATTCACCGGTGCTGTAATTGCAATAAACAAAGATGGAGAATACGGAGCTGCGTGCAACGGAATCACACGCTTCCAACATTACGTAGCTAATCCTGAATTAGGACAAGCGATGATGCGTTTCGTTAATTGCATAGATGCAAAATACGAAGTCTTTAAAGTCTAG
- the LOC126874504 gene encoding protein Red, whose product MPETTEEDMGMSVRLTNDDFRKLLMTPRASVPSATPASIPGTARDANAKTAQTPNVSGGSRAELRRKKKSFYAKLKKQEEDKMAELAEKYRDRARERRDGTNQDYQAEDPMNSASAYRAVAPDLKSGMDAAERRRQMIQQSKFLGGDMEHTHLVKGLDYALLQKVRSEIEAKEHEQEQEMEKLVKPKEKKDKKEGEKKDDEMQFKTKIARNVYRTVMTMKSKQIERNELFTPGRMAYVIELDDENTDVDIPTTLIRSKADVPTIDNTPTLTTNDIVINKLAQILSYLRQGNRHGKKGKKNKDGRSRPDDMNDMDIAPRPQDESIYGDIGDYVPTIGKKDPNQPREKKKTSYFDKPEGGLDADDKANTPQLPNVAPSNSDGNAPKKGALLNKLAAEPEGYAECYPGLDEMQDAIDDSDDEVDYTKMDLGNKKGPIGRWDFDTPEEYSEYMNNKEALPKAAFQYGVKMADGRRTRKYNKEKNEKAELDREWQKIQNIMNKRKPSTVLDAASEFKVPRY is encoded by the exons atgcCAGAAACAACGGAGGAGGACATGGGAATGTCCGTTCGTTTAACGAACGATGACTTCCGGAAACTGTTGATGACACCAAGAGCATCTGTTCCATCTGCAACTCCAGCTTCTATACCTGGGACTGCTAGAGACGCCAATGCAAAGACTGCACAGACACCTAATGTTAGCGGTGGTAGCCGAGCAGAGTtgcgaaggaagaaaaagagctTCTATGCCAAACTGAAAAAGCAAGAAGAGGATAAAATGGCAGAATTGGCAGAGAAGTATAGAGATAGAGCTAGAGAACGTAGAGATGGTACTAATCAAGACTATCAAGCAGAGGATCCAATGAACAGTGCCAGTGCATATCGTGCAGTTGCACCAGATTTAAAGTCAGGAATGGACGCAGCTGAACGAAGGAGGCAGATGATTCAGCAATCAAAATTCTTGGGTGGTGACATGGAGCATACTCATTTGGTGAAAGGCTTGGATTATGCTCTCCTCCAAAAA GTACGTAGCGAGATAGAAGCAAAGGAACAcgaacaagaacaagaaatgGAGAAGTTAGTGAAGCcaaaggaaaaaaaggataagaaggagggagaaaagaaagacgaTGAAATGCAGTTTAAAACCAAGATAGCACGCAACGTTTATAGAACAGTTATGACCATGAAATCCAAACAgatcgaaagaaacgaattatTTACTCCTGGCCGCATGGCTTACGTGATAGAATTGGATGACGAAAACACGGATGTAGATATACCAACGACCTTAATCAGAAGCAAGGCAGATGTGCCCACCATAGATAATACCCCTACCTTAACAACAAACGACATTGTAATAAACAAATTGGCACAAATTTTGTCTTATCTTCGCCAAGGCAACCGTCATGgtaagaaaggaaagaagaataaGGATGGAAGGTCTAGACCTGACGATATGAATGACATGGATATTGCTCCAAGACCACAGGATGAGAGTATTTATGGAGACATTGGTGACTACGTTCCGACGATTGGTAAGAAGGATCCGAATCAACcgagggaaaagaaaaagacctCTTACTTTGATAAGCCTGAAGGTGGCTTGGACGCGGATGATAAAGCAAACACTCCACAATTACCGAATGTTGCACCTTCCAACTCGGATGGTAATGCTCCAAAGAAAGGAGCGCTTCTTAATAAACTAGCTGCCGAGCCCGAAGGGTATGCAGAATGTTACCCAGGGCTGGACGAGATGCAGGACGCAATAGATGATTCAGATGATGAAGTAGACTATACCAAGATGGATCTTGGCAACAAGAAAGGCCCCATCGGCAGGTGGGATTTTGATACACCTGAAGAGTACAGCGAGTATATGAACAATAAAGAAGCTTTACCAAAAGCGGCATTTCAGTATGGTGTAAAAATGGCTGATGGAAGAAGAACAAGGAAGtataacaaagaaaagaacgaGAAAGCTGAATTGGACAGAGAATGGCAGAAGattcaaaatattatgaacAAAAGGAAACCCAGTACGGTGTTGGATGCTGCATCAGAATTCAAAGTCCCTAGATATTGA
- the LOC126874536 gene encoding thioredoxin-related transmembrane protein 2 homolog → MPLKKDLRLLLKPYYFINILLSLSYIVSKRVPFVCNYVFAQAECELDGRETEILFFLMIVIMIRTRKTGSVTMISYLSSSFVYTKVANLILWFYADIRMGIIFAIVFILCGLVFPEPTYQGPEKITYLRGAVGLQEELHRDTRIVWLVAFYTAWNPACVNFAPIFSELSAEYALENLKFGKVDIGRYPDAAVKYHISDASTSKQLPTLILFKEGKEVERRPYADHKGKLVKFLFSLDNIKAAFDLNNVYRDCKKNPIKRREKKAVKAE, encoded by the exons ATGCCTTTAAAAAAAGACTTGCGACTTCTGTTGAAGccctattattttataaacattttacTCAGTCTCTCATATATTGTCTCCAAACGTGTTCCATTTGTGTGTAACTATGTATTTGCACAAGCTGAGTGCGAACTTGATGGG agagagacagagattCTGTTTTTTCTTATGATAGTCATAATGATAAGGACAAGGAAGACTGGAAGTGTAACTATGATAAGCTACTTATCATCCAGTTTTGTATATACTAAAGTTGCCAATCTGATTCTTTGGTTTTATGCAGATATACGTATGGGAATAATATTTGCTATTGTATTCATCT TATGCGGTCTAGTATTTCCTGAACCAACATACCAAGGTCCAGAGAAAATAACGTATTTACGAGGTGCAGTTGGATTGCAGGAGGAATTGCACCGTGACACGAGAATCGTTTGGTTAGTTGCGTTTTACACAGCATGGAACCCAGCTTGCGTCAACTTTGCACCTATATTCTCCGAGCTTTCTGCAGA ATATGctttggaaaatttgaaattcggAAAAGTAGATATAGGGAGGTATCCAGATGCTGCAGTGAAGTACCACATAAGTGATGCTAGTACTAGCAAACAGCTTCCCaccttaattttatttaaggaAGGGAAAGAGGTAGAAAGACGTCCATATGCAGATCATAAGGGCAAACTagttaaatttcttttttcattg GATAATATAAAGGCAGCTTTTGATCTGAACAATGTGTACAGagattgtaaaaaaaatccgattaaaaggagagagaagaaagCAGTAAAAGCAGAATGA
- the LOC126874486 gene encoding cytosolic 10-formyltetrahydrofolate dehydrogenase: protein MAELKVAIIGQSSFAAEVYKLLKQNGHQITGVFTIPDKANREDPLATIAKADNTPVFKIKSWRSKGVTLPEVLEMYKGIEVDLNVLPFCSQFIPMEVINRPRHRSICYHPSILPRHRGASAISWTLIEGDDTAGFSIFWADDGLDTGPILLQRSCKIEPNDTLDSLYSNFLYPEGIKAMAEAVDLVAKGTAPMIPQKEDGATYDPMLNKKELQKIDWTKPAKKIHDFIRGLSSTPGAWTTIDGKEVRLFGSRLWIGDELPQQTTHIYVEDRPGYLHEGGLLISTIDNHFINVERIKIGNKTICANKFGQQSENTTLEFTEEEQKNVETLKSIWESILKTDVDKDTDFFACGAGSMDVVRLVEEVKDNLGVTLQNTDVFMAPVFIEFANTVILAARGISATKEIKYDAVEIQANNMTLKFPKQLFINGEFVNGSLTPIDTVNPHDESVICSVETASVEDVDKAVKAAKKAFEEGEWSKISARERGALLFKLADLMEEHKEELATIESIDSGAVYTLALKTHIGMSIETWRYFAGCCDKIQGSTIPITHARPNRNLTFTRKEPIGVCGLVTPWNYPLMMLSWKMAVCLAAGNTVVMKPAQTSPLTALKFAELTIRAGFPPGVVNIVPGNGTETGNAICEHPLVRKLGFTGSTLVGKSIMRCCANSNLKKVSLELGGKSPLVIFEDTDLQQAVKIGMSSVFFNKGENCIAAGRLFVEETIHDEFVRKVVEETKKISIGNPLDRSTAHGPQNHKAHMDKLLSFVKRGVEEGAKLVYGGKRLDRPGWYFEPTIFIDVKDDMYIANEESFGPIMIISKFSSKNMDEMIARANNTEYGLASGILTKDISKALRFAEKIEAGTVFINTYNKTDVAAPFGGFKMSGFGKDLGQDALNEYLKTKTVTIEY, encoded by the exons ATGGCAGAACTGAAAGTGGCTATAATTGGCCAGAGCTCCTTCGCAGCCGAGGTCTACAAGCTCTTGAAGCAAAATGGTCATCAGATCACAGGAGTCTTCACCATTCCCGACAAGGCTAACCGGGAGGATCCTCTAG CGACGATAGCAAAAGCTGATAATACTCCAGTCTTCAAGATCAAATCATGGAGAAGCAAAGGCGTGACCTTGCCGGAAGTCCTTGAAATGTATAAAGGAATCGAAGTCGACCTAAATGTTCTTCCATTCTGCAGTCAATTCATCCCCATGGAGGTCATCAATCGTCCTCGTCATCGCAGCATATGCTACCATCCATCGATACTGCCGCGACATCGGGGAGCTAGTGCTATTAGTTG GACGTTGATAGAAGGAGATGACACTGCAGGATTCTCCATTTTCTGGGCGGACGATGGCCTTGATACAGGGCCAATTTTACTCCAGAGATCGTGCAAAATAGAGCCTAATGATACTCTGGACTCTTTGTACAGTAACTTCCTGTATCCTGAAGGTATCAAGGCCATGGCGGAGGCTGTGGATCTCGTGGCCAAAGGAACCGCTCCAATGATCCCCCAAAAAGAAGATGGAGCCACTTATGATCCCATGTTGAACAAAAAGGAACTTCAAAAAATAGACTGGACCAAGCCAGCTAAGAAAATTCATGACTTCATTCGTGGCTTGAGTAGCACTCCAGGTGCGTGGACAACTATCGACGGCAAAGAAGTTCGTCTGTTTGGATCTAGATTGTGGATTGGCGATGAACTACCTCAACAGACTACTCATATATATGTAGAAGATAGACCAGGCTACTTGCACGAAGGTGGACTGCTAATTAGCACTATTGATAATCACTTTATCAACGTGGAGAGAATAAAGATTGGAAATAAAACCATTTGTGCCAACAAATTCGGCCAACAGAGTGAAAATACTACGCTTGAGTTCACCGAAGAAGAGCAGAAGAACGTAGAAACCTTAAAGAGTATTTGGGAGAGTATCCTGAAGACGGACGTTGACAAGGATACCGACTTCTTTGCCTGCG GAGCAGGAAGTATGGACGTTGTGAGGCTGGTAGAGGAGGTCAAAGACAATCTGGGAGTGACTTTGCAGAATACGGATGTCTTCATGGCTCCAGTGTTCATTGAGTTTGCTAACACGGTAATTCTTGCAGCTAGAGGTATCTCTGCTACCAAAGAGATCAAGTATGATGCCGTGGAAATACAAGCAAACAACATGACCTTGAAGTTTCCTAAACAATTGTTCATAAATGGAGAATTCGTGAATGGTAGTCTAACGCCTATAGACACGGTTAATCCTCACGATGAGAGCGTTATCTGTTCGGTTGAAACAGCTTCTGTGGAGGATGTGGACAAGGCAGTTAAGGCTGCCAAAAAGGCCTTTGAAGAAGGGGAATGGAGCAAGATCAGCGCCAGGGAGCGTGGAGCTCTTCTTTTCaa ATTAGCAGACCTAATGGAGGAACATAAGGAAGAACTAGCTACCATTGAAAGTATAGACTCCGGTGCAGTATATACTTTGGCTCTGAAGACCCATATAGGAATGTCCATAGAGACCTGGAGGTACTTTGCTGGCTGCTGTGACAAAATCCAAGGCTCCACCATACCAATAACTCATGCCAGGCCAAATCGCAACTTAACATTCACGAGAAAGGAGCCCATTGGTGTCTGTGGTCTAGTTACTCCTTGGAATTACCCTCTCATGATGCTCTCCTGGAAAATGGCAGTTTGCCTGGCAGCAGGCAATACTGTAGTAATGAAACCAGCTCAAACTTCACCTTTAACAGCTTTGAAATTCGCAGAGCTAACTATAAGAGCTGGTTTCCCACCTGGAGTTGTTAATATTGTACCAGGGAATGGTACTGAAACTGGAAACGCTATCTGTGAACATCCTCTGGTCAGGAAACTAGGCTTCACTGGGTCTACACTGGTTGGAAAGTCCATAATGAGGTGTTGTGCTAACAGTAACTTGAAAAAAGTATCTTTAGAACTAGGTGGAAAGAGTCCTTTAGTTATCTTTGAAGATACTGATCTTCAACAGGCAGTTAAAATTGGAATGAGCAGTGTGTTTTTCAACAAGGGAGAAAATTGTATAGCTGCTG GTCGGCTATTTGTGGAAGAGACAATTCACGACGAATTCGTGAGGAAGGTAGTGGAGGAGACTAAGAAGATCTCTATAGGAAATCCTCTAGATAGAAGCACCGCCCATGGACCACAGAATCACAAAGCACATATGGATAAGCTCTTAAGCTTTGTGAAACGTGGAGTTGAAGAAGGAGCTAAACTAGTTTATGGTGGAAAGAGATTAGATCGCCCAGGCTGGTATTTTGAGCCAACTATCTTCATAGATGTCAAGGACGACATGTACATAGCAAACGAAGAATCTTTCGGCCCTATCATGATTATCTCCAAGTTCAGCTCGAAGAACATGGATGAAATGATTGCCAGGGCCAATAATACAGAGTACGGATTGGCTTCAGGTATCTTAACAAAGGATATCAGCAAGGCTCTAAGATTTGCTGAGAAAATAGAAGCTGGGACAGTGTTTATCAATACATATAACAAGACAGATGTGGCTGCACCTTTTGGTGGTTTCAAAATGTCTGGTTTTGGCAAGGACCTGGGTCAAGACGCTTTGAACGAATACTTAAAAACGAAGACCGTTACTATAGAATATTAG